Below is a window of Allomuricauda ruestringensis DSM 13258 DNA.
CATGATAGAAACACCTGCCTTTAGCAACCCCTCGGTAAATCTTTCCACCGTGGTTACGGCCACTATTATTTTGATAATTGCGGGAGTATTGGCAGGGCTGTTGCCAGCCATGAAAGCTGCAAATGTTAAACCCATTGTTGCACTAAGTGATATATAGTTATGTGGTTATTTGATAAGGATTTGTGGATAGAAATTTTTCATACCCTGGGCAAGAATATGTTCAGGACCTTCCTAACTATGTTGGGCGTAATTTTCGCCATGATCATCTTGGTGTTGTTATTGGGGTCGGCCAATGGGATGAGCAACGGGTTCAACAAACTTTTTGCGGGAACTGCCTCGAACAGCTTGTTTGTTTGGGGGCAATCAACCTCCGAACCCTACAAAGGTTTTGAACGTGGACGAAGAATCCGCTACAAGCTCGAAGACGCGGACATCTTAAAAAGACAGATTCCGGAGATTGAGGTGCTGGCACCACGAATTGAGTTGGCCAGTCACAGAGGAACTGTTACCGTTTACAGAAATGGACAGACAAGTGGTTCTGCAGTGTACGGAGACTTTCCGGAAATAGACAATATCACCAAAAAGAAACTGGTCGAAGGCAGGTTCTTGAACCAGACCGATATTGAACATTCCAAAAAAGTATGTGTTATTGGCGAAGAGACCTATAAACTCCTTTTTGATAAAGGAGATAAGGCTATAGGCAAGGATATCCGTATCAATGGCGTATATTTTAGTGTGGTGGGAATTTATAAGCCCAACAACAATATTAATATTGATGGGGAAAATGCAGTATTTATACCCTTTACCACTTTTCAAAAAGCCTTTAATTCTGGTGATAGGATGGGATGGATGGCCATTGCGGTCGAGGAGAATACACCTGTCCCCTTTGTTGAAAGACAGATAAAGAGCATTTTAAAGGCCAAGTACGATATCCACCCAGATGACGAGCGTGCCATAGGAAGCTTCGATATGTCGGAGATATTCAATAACATCTCAGCATTTACAACGGTTCTAAAAGGGTTTTCCTTTTTTGTGGGAATCTTCACCTTGCTGGCGGGCGTGATTGCCATTAGTAATATTCTGTTGATCACGGTAAAGGAACGTACACAGGAGATAGGAGTAAGAAGGGCCTTGGGAGCAACCCCGGTCATTGTAAAACGTCAAATTGTTGTGGAAGCCATTGTTTTAACAGCGTTTGCAGGTTTGGTAGGATTTGCGGTTGCAGTAGGAATATTATCCATTTTGGATGCCATGTTTGGCAGCGGGGACAATTTCCCTTTTGTACAGCCCATGATCAGCATCCCACAGTTTATCATATCATTTATTTTAATGGTAGGGCTGAGTGTACTCATAGGCCTATTGCCAGCCAACCGGGCCGTAAAAATTAAGCCCATAGACGCACTAAGAGAAGAATAATCATCAATACAATTAAATAACGAATCAAATAAGCAAGAATGAACAAGTATGTAAAATACGGATTGATAGGGGTAGTGGTCATTGGTATTTTGGCCGCCGTTGTCTACTTTTTAAAGCAGAACAGTACTCCTGTAGAGC
It encodes the following:
- a CDS encoding ABC transporter permease, which produces MWLFDKDLWIEIFHTLGKNMFRTFLTMLGVIFAMIILVLLLGSANGMSNGFNKLFAGTASNSLFVWGQSTSEPYKGFERGRRIRYKLEDADILKRQIPEIEVLAPRIELASHRGTVTVYRNGQTSGSAVYGDFPEIDNITKKKLVEGRFLNQTDIEHSKKVCVIGEETYKLLFDKGDKAIGKDIRINGVYFSVVGIYKPNNNINIDGENAVFIPFTTFQKAFNSGDRMGWMAIAVEENTPVPFVERQIKSILKAKYDIHPDDERAIGSFDMSEIFNNISAFTTVLKGFSFFVGIFTLLAGVIAISNILLITVKERTQEIGVRRALGATPVIVKRQIVVEAIVLTAFAGLVGFAVAVGILSILDAMFGSGDNFPFVQPMISIPQFIISFILMVGLSVLIGLLPANRAVKIKPIDALREE